One Carcharodon carcharias isolate sCarCar2 chromosome 22, sCarCar2.pri, whole genome shotgun sequence genomic window, TCTTCAGACAAAGTTAACCAGTTTCTATTCTTTTGTCCACAGTCTCATGCAACTTATTCCAGTACTGATTTAGACATATATTTTGGTTGCCTGTACAACAAATCGAGTGGAGTTTTCCAATTGCCAAATCAACATAGGACCTACAAAAATAAAGGCCCAGGAGAAGCAATAATTAACAACCTTTATCGAGAACATAAAAATGAGCCTCACCAAAGAACGCAAACCAAAGAAACCTCACTACATTCCTCGACCTCCAGGAAAACCATTCAAATACAAGTGTTTCCAGTGTCCATTTACatgcaatgagaaatcgcacctGTTTAACCACATGAAATACAGCTTGTGTGAAAATTCAATCTCACTAGTTACAGACCAGGATCAAACAGGAAAATGCCCAAAGCCAAGTTCCAATGAGACTAATATACTCAACCAGAAAGCTGGTGTGTCAAATGGGTGCAATGATTCAAAGATACCAATTAGCAAACTCAATAAAATTTCAGAATGCACAAATACTGTTTCAGGTAAAGATACAAATCTTCAGATCACCAGTAATAATGAAATGAAAGAAAACGTAGGAATGAATAATCAAACTTTTGCTCCGGTTACAAAGACAAAACAACAGAAGGAACCACATCACACGATTCCTGCAACAAATGAATCTGAAAAACTCAGAGCTATCAAAAAGGATGAAAGATCCTCAGCTTTCTTGCCTGTTGGAGGACTGAAATCCAACAAAAGACCAGAAATAGACAATGAAAACACAAATTCTGTTTCAGAAAATTCAAGCAACAGGGCATCTCCCATCCGAATGAAGTCAGCATTTTACAGCCCAGGTGTCAAAAGGAGAGCATGTCCTTCTTCAATTTCACCAGAGCTTTCCAAAACACACAAAAGCTTTGGTTCAATTCCTCCCAACACATCACCATTGATTCCAGATTATACACATTATTACACTGAACGAGGCTCAAGGGTAGTCTTTTCACCTTTTCTCCTCACTGGTAAGCCAGTTGAATATGACAGCCCAACAATTCCACCGTATGTTTCTCCCGATCAACAGAATTTTATGCTGCCTAATCTACAAAATCCAAGCATGACTTTGCCGAGACATTTTGCTCCATCAGCATTAGAGCAGTACAAGATTCTTCATCATTTGCATTCAAATCTTCCCATTCCTTATGGCGTCCATCACCTCAACTCAACTGAATACCATATGCCCCAGTTTGGTCTGAAGCTTCAACAATCAAGTAACACCACCAGGGATAAAAATACACATGTGTCAGTTGGCAACCCACTTTATGAAACTTCACCACCACCAGAATTATATCTCCAGGACTCTCACAGAAGGCTTTACAGAGAATGGGAGAACTCGGCTCCGACAGCATATTCAAAAGATAATGACACTGCAGCATTGAACATAAACAGTGATTCATACACAGgaagaacaaatataaaaatgagCCCTAAAGCAGGAAGTGCAGCAATGGGCTCTCCAGGTCGACCGAGCCCAACAACTTTTGCTCAAACAAGTATGGTTTCAGAAAGTTTTGGTGAATTTCCCAACAAGTTTCTTTCAAGCATGAGCTTTAGAAGTAACAAATTGGAAGAAAACCTAACGCATTTCAAACCTGTCAAAAATATCACAAATCCACACATAAATAAATTCTACATTCAACA contains:
- the znf750 gene encoding zinc finger protein 750, whose protein sequence is MSLTKERKPKKPHYIPRPPGKPFKYKCFQCPFTCNEKSHLFNHMKYSLCENSISLVTDQDQTGKCPKPSSNETNILNQKAGVSNGCNDSKIPISKLNKISECTNTVSGKDTNLQITSNNEMKENVGMNNQTFAPVTKTKQQKEPHHTIPATNESEKLRAIKKDERSSAFLPVGGLKSNKRPEIDNENTNSVSENSSNRASPIRMKSAFYSPGVKRRACPSSISPELSKTHKSFGSIPPNTSPLIPDYTHYYTERGSRVVFSPFLLTGKPVEYDSPTIPPYVSPDQQNFMLPNLQNPSMTLPRHFAPSALEQYKILHHLHSNLPIPYGVHHLNSTEYHMPQFGLKLQQSSNTTRDKNTHVSVGNPLYETSPPPELYLQDSHRRLYREWENSAPTAYSKDNDTAALNINSDSYTGRTNIKMSPKAGSAAMGSPGRPSPTTFAQTSMVSESFGEFPNKFLSSMSFRSNKLEENLTHFKPVKNITNPHINKFYIQHGQPESQEPGSRILVANEGSTSNSTYSNVTILDYYHGNSQVLTNKSSTSMIPLNLSKKDKAKIEQDKLFGATTNLPQDSTGKSSDGNYCQPDTEHQTSIKVQDVPLNLSVKVKHNHGWPTPEDSIPPQVDSTSRTEAKCLNDKKSLHSDLKSNSVEGLSKKDVISNQQTLKLVKSAQSCHDEQQQSAAVALCQLAGCNSGKCNEEWSFLPTGQFASLEDPSYEDKHNCDSPTTDKIEKEQKPRCQKRLHEDSVKIQPETTLVKNNDRGRIFNLRKRTRVA